CCTTCACTGACAACTGTCGTCAGTGAAGTTGTTATACTTGATGAAATGTTATCAATTCAGATAGAACTTCAATCAGTCTTTCCTTAAGACTTATTGGCTCAACAATTTGAATGGACTTACCGTACTGTAATAGGAAATAAGGTACATGTTTAAGCATCATATCTTTTTCAAAAAGAAACTTAGCTTGATTAGCTGTCCGTTCTTGCAAATAATGACCTAAAAACCAATGTTGACACAAATCATCCAATACCTTTGCATCCCCATTAACAACCATAGAAATAATCGATTCCTTATCCTCCATAGTTGGAAGGAGGTTTTTCAAAAAGTAGTCGCGTGCTGAAAAATTTTCAGGGAGATTAAATTGTTCTTCTGTTAGCATGAGACTTTCAATTCGATCTACTCTAAAACTACGGACATCATTCCTAAGGTGACAATATCCAATCACATACCACTTATTATTCCAATAAATAATTCTATATGGATTAACTAATCTATATATTGATTGTTCTTTGCTATTTTTAGCGTATAAAATCTTAATCGTGTACACTCCAGATACCGCTTGCTCCAACTCCTTTAAAATAGGTTCAACAGTGAGGGCACTTATTTTACTTATTACTTCAAGACTCGTTAAATGTTGGTTTACCTTTGTTTCCTGCTCTTGATTAGAATAATTTCTAAGCTTCGAAATTGCTCTATTTAGTGCTTCACCTCCATAGTATCCCGCCTCATCTGCAAAAACAGCAGCATGTAATAATGAAGTTTGCTCCTCAAAATCAAAAAAGAGTGGAGCTTCAATAAAATTGTTCAATAACGTATATCCACCGTTATGTCCTGAATCTGAAATGATAGGTACACCGCTCGTTGAAAGAGTATCAATGTAACGGTATACAGTCCTTATATTCATCTCTAACTTTTCAGAAATTTGTTTTGCTGTTATTTTCTCACCTGAACTAAGCATCCATAGAATTGCTAGTACATTATCAAGTTTAGGCATGTTATTGCACCTCTATATGAAATTTAATAATTGTTATTTTTGTTCTCGAAATAATAGTATGTTCATTTACTACCTTTTTGAAAATAAAGAAGAAGACTATCATGAGAAAATATATAGTTCAGTTGTTAAGAATTCAAAAATCCCTACAATTTTAGCTAAATATGATTATACTCTTCGTGATATGTATAAATGTGGATATATTACGTTAAAAGAGGTTCATCACTTTTTGAACAACTTAATAGTTGCAGAAGGAAAAATGTACCTTTAAAACATTGAAGTAGCTGAATGGTTTGTTAAAACGTATTACAAAGAAGTAATTGACTTTTTTATGGACCCGCTAAATATCTGTGGCAATGATATGTTGGCGAAAACTTTGAAACTATCATTAGAAAAAAAGGTAAGAATTATGAGTAATGCAGCATATGAAAAAGCACAAATGGGATGTATGTAAGAATACTCTCTAACTAAGTTAGTATTCAATGCTTTTGAAATAAAGGGATTGATTGTGAAACAAGTAAAAAGAATGATACATAATACTCATGAGTATTATGTATCCTCCCTTATTATTTTAGATGTTTCTGATTTAAAATTTATAGCCTTCAAATACTTTTAATCCCTCTTCATTTAATACTTTCTCTACCACTACTGGTTTTTGAGGGCTTTTATCAAATACTTCTTTGCATGATATCATAATGTTACTACCTGCTATTTCTGCTAATTGATCGTGAGATACACTGTATACCATTTTCCCAAGATTCGACCAAACCATAGATCCAGAGCACATTACACAAGGCTCACAACTCGTATATAGGCTATATTGACTTAAATCAAAAATATTATGTTCAGCACAAAACTTTCTAATAAGTCCGATTTCAGCATGGTGAGTAGGATCACACAAAGTATTAATTTTATTTTCCCCAATCATAACTACTTCATCATCTTTTACTAATATAGCTCCAAAAGGCTCATTTCCTGCCGTTCTAGCTTGAAAAGCTATATCCAGTGCCTTTTTCATGAAATATTCATCATTTTTCATCATTATTATTAAACCTCCATCCAACTGATTAAAACTACTTATTTTTTATTATTGTCACTAACTTCACTGTTTACTTAAGATTTGTTAAAGGATTATTTTCACGCACTGAAACTCCTCCGAATTCAGATTAGAATAAAAAGATTCAATCACTGCGATATGCCAACAGTATCCCTCACATGACATACTACTCACTTATTTGAAAGAGGAGCTTTTTTATCCAGTTTTCATCATTCCTCCTGTAGTTCATTACAAAAGAAAGTATATACCTAAAAGTAATTTGAAAGTCAATCTATTTTTTTACTGGATTTTGAATCTAAGTCAAATACTCTGTTTCGTCTTGGATGACCAACTTATCAAACATTATAATTTCTATTGGGAATGATTTTATAGTAATTGATATTAATGTTTTTTTTGCTTCATTGTAGGAAAAAATAAAAAAATAACCTCTTACAGGCATAATGCTGAAGAGGTTACTTCTAATCAAGCTTTATTAGTAATGAACAATCTTTTTTATAAAACTATATTTCTAAAACTTTATTATTCTACTGTAACTGACTTCGCCAAGTTTCTTGGTTTGTCAACATCACAACCACGGTGTAATGCTGCATAGTAAGAAATCAATTGCATTGGGATAACAGAAACGAGTGGTGTTAGAAGTTCGTGAACTTTCGGAATGACGAAACGATCACCGTCTTCTTCTAGTCCCTTCATGCTAATGATGCACGCACTTGCACCACGAGCTTCGACTTCTTTCACATTACCACGAATGCTTAAGTTCACTTGCTCTTGTGTCGCTAGTGCAATGACAGGTGTGCCATTTTCAATAAGAGCGATTGTTCCGTGCTTAAGCTCTCCACCAGCGAAACCTTCCGCTTGGATGTAAGAGATTTCTTTTAGTTTCAACGCACCTTCAAGACCGACATAATAGTCAATGCCTCGACCGATGAAGAAACAATTTCTAGTTGTTGATAAATATTCACGGGCGATGTATTCCATTTCATCTTTTTGGTCAGTAAGAGCTTCCATTGCTGTTGCAACGATGCTCAGTTCTTGGATTGGATCGAACTCAAGTTCAATTTCTTTCACGTGTGCTGTATCAACAGCAAGGATTGCTAACACTGCCATTTGTGCTGTGTATGCTTTCGTTGAAGCTACAGCAATTTCAGGACCTGCATGTAACGGCAATGTATAATCTGCTTCCCTTGAAAGTGTTGAACCTGGTGCATTTGTTAGTGTCAATGCTTTATAACCCATCTTGTTTGTTTGCACAAGCACACTACGGCTATCTGCTGTTTCACCACTTTGAGAAATATAGATGAACAAAGGGTTCTCAGAGAGCATTGGCATATTGTAAGAGAATTCACTTGCAACATGAACCTCAACAGGAATTTTCGCAAGTTTCTCGATGAATTGCTTTCCAATTAGTCCAGCATGGTAACTCGTACCGCATGCAATGATATAGATTCGGTCTGCTTGTTTCATAGCTTGACGCACATCTTCTGGTAGATTTAAACGACCGTTATCATCTTGGTATTCTTGCATAATCTTACGTATAACGAACGGTTGTTCATCGATCTCCTTCATCATGAAGTGAGCATAAGTGCCTTTTTCGATATCATTTACATCTAGTTCACATGTAAATGGTGCACGTTCCTCTACTACACCATCAAGTGTTTTGATCGTGATGTTCTCACGCGTAACGATAACAACTTCACCGTCCATCAATTCAATATATTGATCCGTAACTTGAAGCATTGCCATCGCATCACTTGCCACAACGTTAAAGCCTTCACCCTTACCAGCAAGTAGTGGGCTCTTATTCTTAGCAGCATAGATTGTATCTGGATCTTGCTCATCAATTAATGCAATTGCGTAAGACCCTTTCAACTTCTTCAATGCTTTACGAAATGCATCTTCAACAGTAGCACCTTTATTAACAAAAGTCTCGATCAGTTGAACGATAATTTCTGTATCTGTTTCACTTGCTAAACTAAGGTGTGAAAGATAATCCTCACGTAATTGACGGTAGTTTTCGATAACACCGTTATGCACGAGTGTAAAACGACGTGAATCACTTTGATGTGGGTGTGCATTTGTTTGACTTGGCACACCATGTGTTGCCCAGCGTGTATGACCGATTCCGTGTGTTGAGCTCACATTATCATCTACTACACTACGTAAGTCTGCAATGCGCCCCTTCTCTTTGAACACTTTAACACCGTTATCTGCAACGACAGCAATACCTGCTGAGTCATAACCTCTATATTCTAATTTTTCCAATCCGTGTAATAAAATTTCCTTCGTATCTTTCTGACCAATATATCCTACAATTCCGCACATAAGTTTTCTTCCTCCTATTAGATAGGGCAAAGGAAGCGGGGCTTTCTTTGCCCCGTGAATATAATGATCACATTTCTAACTTTGTGCAAAGAGTCACCTCTTTGTTTTAGATAGAAACTTACGGCTGTGATTGTGCAACCGGGAGGCACCCGCTGAAAGTTCGATAATCCTCCTCCTCGTCAACTATTCTTCTTCACATGAAAAATAGTTCAAGCGCTTTTAAGTTGTTACCTTACAATCCTCCTTCCCATTATTGAATCACAATATTCATTTTACATGTAAGATGAATTATCTGTCAATTATTAATATAAGGCACTAAAGAAGTCTACAGTTCATACTTGTATCATAATAATTGTATGTTGTTAATTCTCCTAAACGTGTACCCTGATTCCTACAAGCTTTAAGATCAATATATTACGAACAGATAATTCTTTTTTACCGCTTAATAAAAAATATGCATAAGCGGATTCTTTTGTTCCACTTATGCATATCTTTATTTATTTATTTATTTATTTTACTCATCACTCATACCAAGCTGTACATTAACAACCTCGACTACTTTATTCACATATATTTCACACAGCTCTTTTGTTGGAGCTTCAGCCATTACACGTACGAGTGGCTCTGTGCCAGACGGACGTACAAGAATACGTCCATCCCCATTCATTTCTTGTTCTACTTCTTTTATTGCTTCAATAATATGACTATTTGAACTTACTTGCTGTTTATCTGTAACACGTACATTTTTTAATACTTGTGGGAATTTCTCCATCTCTCCAGCTAACTCAGATAGACTTCTTCCTTCGGCTTTTAATATGTTGACAAGCTGAATAGCTGATAACAATCCATCTCCAGTAGTCGTGTAGTCTAAGAAAATAATGTGCCCTGATTGCTCACCACCAAGGTTATAACCTTCCTTGCGCATTTCTTCCATGACATAACGGTCACCTACTGCCGTCTTCACACTATGTATCCCTTGTGCTTCTGTAGCCTTGTAAAAACCTAAATTACTCATAACAGTTGAAACAACTGTGTCATCCTTCAGTTGACCTTTGTTCTTCATATATTTTGCGCAAATAAACATAATCTGATCGCCATCAACAATCTGACCTTTCTCATCAATAGCAATAAGGCGGTCACCATCTCCATCAAAAGCTAGACCGATGTCGGCCCCTTCTTCAAGTACAAGCTGTGCCAATTTCTCAGGATGTGTAGAACCGACTCCATCATTTATATTAATCCCATCAGGTGAGTTTCCCATCGTGCAAATATCTGCTTCTAAATCAGCAAATAGGTGTGGTGCTAGGCTTGACGTGGCACCGTTTGAACAATCAAGTGCGACCCTTAAACCAGAGAAGTCCTCTTCAACCGTTTGTTTTAAGTATTGAAGATATTTCTGTCCAACTTCAAAATAATCATTAATTTGTCCAACATTTGCTCCTGTTGGTCGTGGAACTGAATTATCTTCATTGTTAAGTAGATCTTCGATTTCTTGTTCTTGAGCATCAGTTAATTTAAAACCATCCCCCCCAAAGAACTTAATTCCGTTGTCTTCAAAAGGGTTATGAGAAGCAGAAATCATCACGCCTGCTTTCGCACCTAATGCTCTTGTTAAATAGGCTACTCCTGGTGTTGAAATAACACCAAGTCGCATTACTTCAATACCTACAGATAACAGTCCCGCTGCAAGTGCACTTTCAAGCATTTCTCCTGATATACGTGTATCTCGTCCAATAAGAACTTTCTTTTCTTCTGCATCTTTCGTTAATACATATCCACCATAACGACCTAACTTAAAAGCAAGCTCAGGGGTCAACTCTTCATTAGCAATACCCCTCACACCATCAGTTCCAAAATAATTTCTCATTTATATCGCTCCTTCACTGCAATAAACATTTCTTTTACTCATTCTTTACTATTTTTACAGTTACATTTGATTTACTTAATTTCCACTCTACATTTTGTGGTCCAGACACTTCTAAATCGATTTTATGTTGTCCACTTTTATAATCTCCGGTATATAGAGCGACCTTAATGTCTTCTGCTGTAATATTATCTAGTACACTTTTTGCCCCTAATATAGTTACATCTACTTTCCCATTTTCAGGACTAACAAAGGTAACTTTCGTCGATTCAGATCCATTTACTTTGATTTCAATATCTTCCAAAACTTTCTCTACTTTTTCTTCTATTGAGACATTCACTTGAACTTTATCTGGATTCACCTTCACTGCCCAATCTGGCAATGGCACATCAATATTCATTGAAGTATCTGAAGTAAGTTTGGAGAGATCGATTTCAAGGTTTTCAATTAACTCAATTTTTTCAAGCTCTTCCAAAGGCCCGAAGATAGTTACTTCATTTGGTACGACTTCAATTGATTTAATACTCAAATCGGTCGGAAGCTCTCCTTTTCGTTCAATACTGATTGGAACCGTTTTGTTAGGTGCCGTTATTGGCACTCTTACTTCGACTACAGTCGGTTCAACTTCTAACTCTAATTGGTTACCTTCATTATCAAACACTTTTAAAGGCACATTTTTCATAATCGTTTCTGTTGCATCTTTCAAATCAACATACGCTTTAACACTTGAAATTCGCTGAACCAAATCTTTCGGTCCTGACACCT
This is a stretch of genomic DNA from Bacillus solimangrovi. It encodes these proteins:
- a CDS encoding helix-turn-helix transcriptional regulator, giving the protein MPKLDNVLAILWMLSSGEKITAKQISEKLEMNIRTVYRYIDTLSTSGVPIISDSGHNGGYTLLNNFIEAPLFFDFEEQTSLLHAAVFADEAGYYGGEALNRAISKLRNYSNQEQETKVNQHLTSLEVISKISALTVEPILKELEQAVSGVYTIKILYAKNSKEQSIYRLVNPYRIIYWNNKWYVIGYCHLRNDVRSFRVDRIESLMLTEEQFNLPENFSARDYFLKNLLPTMEDKESIISMVVNGDAKVLDDLCQHWFLGHYLQERTANQAKFLFEKDMMLKHVPYFLLQYGKSIQIVEPISLKERLIEVLSELITFHQV
- a CDS encoding nucleoside deaminase, with the translated sequence MKNDEYFMKKALDIAFQARTAGNEPFGAILVKDDEVVMIGENKINTLCDPTHHAEIGLIRKFCAEHNIFDLSQYSLYTSCEPCVMCSGSMVWSNLGKMVYSVSHDQLAEIAGSNIMISCKEVFDKSPQKPVVVEKVLNEEGLKVFEGYKF
- the glmS gene encoding glutamine--fructose-6-phosphate transaminase (isomerizing), with the translated sequence MCGIVGYIGQKDTKEILLHGLEKLEYRGYDSAGIAVVADNGVKVFKEKGRIADLRSVVDDNVSSTHGIGHTRWATHGVPSQTNAHPHQSDSRRFTLVHNGVIENYRQLREDYLSHLSLASETDTEIIVQLIETFVNKGATVEDAFRKALKKLKGSYAIALIDEQDPDTIYAAKNKSPLLAGKGEGFNVVASDAMAMLQVTDQYIELMDGEVVIVTRENITIKTLDGVVEERAPFTCELDVNDIEKGTYAHFMMKEIDEQPFVIRKIMQEYQDDNGRLNLPEDVRQAMKQADRIYIIACGTSYHAGLIGKQFIEKLAKIPVEVHVASEFSYNMPMLSENPLFIYISQSGETADSRSVLVQTNKMGYKALTLTNAPGSTLSREADYTLPLHAGPEIAVASTKAYTAQMAVLAILAVDTAHVKEIELEFDPIQELSIVATAMEALTDQKDEMEYIAREYLSTTRNCFFIGRGIDYYVGLEGALKLKEISYIQAEGFAGGELKHGTIALIENGTPVIALATQEQVNLSIRGNVKEVEARGASACIISMKGLEEDGDRFVIPKVHELLTPLVSVIPMQLISYYAALHRGCDVDKPRNLAKSVTVE
- the glmM gene encoding phosphoglucosamine mutase; translated protein: MRNYFGTDGVRGIANEELTPELAFKLGRYGGYVLTKDAEEKKVLIGRDTRISGEMLESALAAGLLSVGIEVMRLGVISTPGVAYLTRALGAKAGVMISASHNPFEDNGIKFFGGDGFKLTDAQEQEIEDLLNNEDNSVPRPTGANVGQINDYFEVGQKYLQYLKQTVEEDFSGLRVALDCSNGATSSLAPHLFADLEADICTMGNSPDGININDGVGSTHPEKLAQLVLEEGADIGLAFDGDGDRLIAIDEKGQIVDGDQIMFICAKYMKNKGQLKDDTVVSTVMSNLGFYKATEAQGIHSVKTAVGDRYVMEEMRKEGYNLGGEQSGHIIFLDYTTTGDGLLSAIQLVNILKAEGRSLSELAGEMEKFPQVLKNVRVTDKQQVSSNSHIIEAIKEVEQEMNGDGRILVRPSGTEPLVRVMAEAPTKELCEIYVNKVVEVVNVQLGMSDE
- a CDS encoding CdaR family protein, with amino-acid sequence MKIDKLLNSPWFVKIVAVFLSVMLYTTINMDPTTTPSTPSLLPTGGDQQEVIANVPVNVYYDKDKYTVSGIPESANVYIKGPGSDVTKAKLQNEYEIYIDLSEADLGSGRFDLLARGFSSKLDVQIDPVVANVILHEKVNQIMPIEVDFLNKSKITEGYKAEEPIVLPNNVKVSGPKDLVQRISSVKAYVDLKDATETIMKNVPLKVFDNEGNQLELEVEPTVVEVRVPITAPNKTVPISIERKGELPTDLSIKSIEVVPNEVTIFGPLEELEKIELIENLEIDLSKLTSDTSMNIDVPLPDWAVKVNPDKVQVNVSIEEKVEKVLEDIEIKVNGSESTKVTFVSPENGKVDVTILGAKSVLDNITAEDIKVALYTGDYKSGQHKIDLEVSGPQNVEWKLSKSNVTVKIVKNE